TCAGATCAGACGGTATATGGGTCATAATGGAGACAATATTGTTGTACTCTCCACAAGCTTGCTTCTATTGATTTTATCTATAATATTTGGGGGAGAGGAATAGGAAGATCTTTACTCATAAAAAATTCACGAAGGAGTTTGTGTTTATTAAATTGTGGCAAAGTGAAACTTAAATTGGAGGCTAGCACAATCTCAATGTTTGGAGGTAACGAGAACATGAATATCTCTTCGAATTGGAGAAGTCACGTTAATTTTATCATTACAGGTCGTACTGCTGTCACCGGGTCTAAACCAAGCAATGGAGAGGTTGTTGTAAATACTGAGGGATCTTATAGACAAGATGGTGCTGGTTATGGTGCTATTGTAAGAGATGAAAATGTCATTCCATTAGGTATAGCTGGTTCTTCTAAACCTAAATCTATCATACTTCATGAGTTGTAAGAGGTGAGATTGGTCTTCAACTTGCTAATGTGCATATCTACTCAAAAATTTCTCTTTGCACCGATTCCATGACTGTTATTAATTACGTAACGAATCCTTCTGACAATCCTCTATGGTTCTTCCATCGTGTTTAGGAGTCTACAAAACATCTTCGTGCTAGTTCTCTACCTTGTAGGGCGGTTCATACTTATACAGAAGCAAACGGAACGGTCGATTTGCTAGCTAACACCCTTCCAGCTGGTGAGTTTGTGGAGATTACTACTAGTTTTTTCATGGAAGACTTGAAATTTTTTATAATAGAAGACGCAATGAATAGAATTTATTATAGGTATTTTGACATAGGTGAGAACCAGAACTGTAGCTCTCCTGGAATTTTGTCTTTTtgatcttattttcttgttttttctctTTGTTGGTTTGCCCCGTCTTCTTTCCAAATTAATAAAAGAAAAGTATCAGTACCAAAAGCACGGCCCTGAAATTAGGCCTTAACTAAAAGCACGCCTCAACCATTGGCATTTGGAAAGAGGAAGAGAGGAATTAACTGTATCTGCTTATGTGGCCGGTTAACGGTTTGACAGTGGCGGTTGGATATCCGCCATAAGTGTTAGGTCCTGGCCCATGCGGTTATGTGGTCTGGCAGTGGCAATGGACTCCATTCAATGCAAATGACATGAACACCTCTCAAGTGGAGTCAATGGACCCTCCAACCTCAGATTGCTTGCTATTTTGTCCACTATGTTGTTGGACTAATTGTCCCGGCTTGCTCTTTTGTCCGTAAAATACACTACAGGGAACATGCCATACAAATTCGCACGTTGAATAATATGCTTCGGCCTATCAACATTACATGCACTGAATGGAAAGACTTGAACCCATTATTTCAAATACGGTTGTTATCAGAGTTGCAATTCTGCTGAACAGAAAACTAGTACTTGGCTTACCAGCCATTACAACATCAAACAGATACGAATGAAAATTCGAATCTCAAAGATTCGGTACACCATAAATCTAACAATTAAATTAGCTAGCCAATTACAACGACTATATTCACCAAATCAAGTTTATGCAACCTTACCTGATCTTGGTGTGTAATTATTTTTTTCGCATGATTATCTTGTAAAACATTTATTATTGCAAGAaacaaaacaaagttaaaacaacaacaaagaaCATCACAAACAATTCACAAAGAAATCGAGTTGCCAAATTTTCAAAGGGGATTTGACAAGGGTTTCATGTCCATATAATCCGTTTCCTCGAGTAATTTTGATAACTAACTAATCCCTTTTAATCAAAACTGAACATTTTAGCCCAACTTGATGACATGTAGTTTCACTAACTTGATGGTGGCAGTGTACCAAGATGCATACTGTAGCTGACGTGATTTTGGTGCAGAAGAGATGAGATTCAAATTATCAGTTTTGGAAAGAAGGGGTTATAAGAGTTTCCAAAATAAACTTTAGGAGCAGACTTAGTTTGGCATAAAATGTTCCGTCTCTAATAAGGCCATGAACCGATATAATTCCCCGGGGGATAGTATTCGCATGTAATGAAGGTATCACCGCTATCACAGACAATCTGAGCGCAGCCAACACGGATAGTTGATCTCCATACAATTTGCGTATAATGTGTGCACACTTTGTCAGGTAAACAAGTATTAGATTTATAATCATACCACTGTTTCTCAGCAACCCATTCACCAACAGCAATTGTTGCGTTCCAATACTTATGCCCTTGCCCCCAAAACAAATTCTCACCGAACCCTTCTCCGGGTGAATGAATTAATTCGCAATCTCCACGCCTTTGATTCGAGTAAACCCTAGCATATCTTGCTAACAAAGGTTCCCATACGAGTGGTGGTACTCCTACAACTGCTCTAGCAGCATTGTGGCTTACCAGCATTTGGTTTATGAAATCTGTAGCATTTTGAGCTGCATGGGTTGTATTGATGAAGCAGCTAATGAACAAAACAAGAAGACCGGAAAAGAGTAATTGAAAACATGAAGAAGCCATCGAAACTAGAATTCCAAGCCTTAAGGAACTGGTTTTTGATCAATGTGTTTGGCTATGAAGATTTACGAGAGTTTACTAGCTTCATTTAtagacaaaaaaagaagaagtagtGTTTCTTGAATTATAAGACTGCATGCATGTGCTTTACAGCTAACATTCGGGTTTTTATATATTGTGCTTGTTAGATAACCAATTACTTACGTAGCTAAGTTTGGATATTACGTGATGATTCTCATGAAGAATTTAGTCTTGATAGTACAAACTACAAAGAATTATACAGATCCAACCTTACTTTAgggtttctttgtttttttttgggggtAAGCATCACCTTTACGGTTTCTTTGATTGTTGTCATTTACAAGAAGATGAGACTATTATATAACCATATCCGTCTTTTAGGTATTAGGTATATATTGTCAAGTTAGAAGAGATCTTTGGTTCAAAGTTTTGTCATACTTGACAAATTGATCGATAGAGACCATTTTACTTAACATATAATGCATAATTAATATTGCTTATGCAGCAATTTAGGGATGCCGAGGTTCCTCTTAAGCTTGAATATCATAGAGATAATTATAGGGTCTACTCAACATCTAAATCCTTACGTATAAATTTTCAAACAAGTTGTAAatttatctttgttttcttgGTGCAGGAAAAATGGGTAAAATTCTGTAGAAATCAACAGCCTTAAGCATCAAATTTCCAGTGTTTAGAAACATAACGCCTAGGGTCGATACTACAGACTGTAGAAATAGCCCGTGCCAAATGACCAGACTCCATAGGGAGTCTCTTACGGCTAGAAACAATACTAAATGGAGGAGCATTTCTAGGAGCATCAGACTATCAGAGGGTGGCCTGGACTGCTTTATACTCTTGAGTCTTGAACAAGATTTTGACATCGATCCTATAAGCATCGCTGGCCCTGTGGCTGTAGATGTCAATCTGTCCATGTGATTCTCCAACAACAGAAAACGTAGCTTTATTTTGCTACTGTTGTGCTAACTACTTAACTTGGTTCCATAAAAAGAAAGACTTACGTACCATTCCACTTTTCCTTGATTTCAAACTTGTTTGATTGAGTGAAAGTGTACACGAATACTTTAATCCCAGAGGGCAGAGTGCAGAGACAAACT
This DNA window, taken from Papaver somniferum cultivar HN1 chromosome 3, ASM357369v1, whole genome shotgun sequence, encodes the following:
- the LOC113362097 gene encoding pathogenesis-related protein PR-1-like; this encodes MASSCFQLLFSGLLVLFISCFINTTHAAQNATDFINQMLVSHNAARAVVGVPPLVWEPLLARYARVYSNQRRGDCELIHSPGEGFGENLFWGQGHKYWNATIAVGEWVAEKQWYDYKSNTCLPDKVCTHYTQIVWRSTIRVGCAQIVCDSGDTFITCEYYPPGNYIGSWPY